The Quadrisphaera sp. DSM 44207 genome window below encodes:
- the hisD gene encoding histidinol dehydrogenase: MRRLDLRGQRLDARELRGTLPRAALDVEAAVAAVRPIAEDVRTRGAAALRELGERFDGVRVEALRVPAPALADALARLDPAVRAALEESVRRARLVHRDQRRADVTTRVVPGGTVTERFVPVQRVGLYAPGGLAVYPSSVVMNVVPAQEAGVESLAVASPPQRDHGGLPHPTILAACALLGVEEVYAVGGAQAVAMFAHGARETDGPHAGALVCAPVDVVTGPGNVYVAAAKRLLRGLVGIDSEAGPTEIAVLADATADPALVAADLVSQAEHDVLAAAVLVTDAPGLADAVDAELAVRVAATKHAERVRTALTGEQSVVVLVDDVEAGLAVVDGYGAEHLEVQTADAAAVAARVRSAGAIFVGPSSPVSLGDYCAGSNHVLPTGGTCAHTAGLSVQTFLRGIHVVDYSADALREVAAHVVALANAEDLPAHGEAVTARFSR; encoded by the coding sequence ATGCGACGACTGGACCTGCGCGGGCAGCGGCTCGACGCCCGCGAGCTGCGCGGCACCCTGCCGCGGGCGGCCCTGGACGTCGAGGCCGCGGTCGCCGCCGTCCGCCCGATCGCCGAGGACGTGCGCACCCGCGGCGCCGCCGCGCTGCGGGAGCTGGGGGAGCGCTTCGACGGCGTGCGGGTGGAGGCGCTGCGGGTGCCGGCGCCCGCCCTGGCCGACGCCCTGGCGCGCCTGGACCCGGCCGTGCGCGCGGCGCTGGAGGAGTCCGTGCGCCGCGCCCGCCTCGTGCACCGCGACCAGCGCCGCGCCGACGTCACCACGCGCGTGGTGCCCGGCGGCACCGTCACCGAGCGCTTCGTGCCCGTCCAGCGCGTGGGGCTGTACGCGCCCGGGGGCCTGGCGGTCTACCCCAGCAGCGTGGTGATGAACGTCGTCCCCGCCCAGGAGGCGGGGGTGGAGTCCCTGGCGGTGGCCAGCCCGCCGCAGCGCGACCACGGCGGCCTGCCGCACCCGACGATCCTCGCCGCGTGCGCCCTGCTCGGGGTCGAGGAGGTCTACGCCGTCGGCGGCGCCCAGGCGGTGGCGATGTTCGCCCACGGCGCCCGGGAGACCGACGGCCCGCACGCCGGGGCCCTGGTGTGCGCGCCGGTGGACGTCGTCACCGGCCCCGGCAACGTCTACGTCGCCGCCGCCAAGCGCCTGCTGCGCGGGCTGGTGGGCATCGACTCCGAGGCGGGCCCGACGGAGATCGCCGTCCTCGCCGACGCCACCGCCGACCCCGCGCTCGTGGCCGCCGACCTCGTCAGCCAGGCCGAGCACGACGTGCTGGCCGCGGCCGTCCTCGTCACCGACGCCCCCGGCCTGGCCGACGCCGTCGACGCCGAGCTGGCGGTGCGCGTCGCCGCCACCAAGCACGCCGAGCGGGTGCGCACGGCGCTGACGGGCGAGCAGTCCGTCGTCGTCCTCGTCGACGACGTCGAGGCGGGCCTGGCCGTCGTCGACGGGTACGGCGCGGAGCACCTGGAGGTGCAGACCGCCGACGCCGCCGCGGTCGCCGCCCGGGTGCGCAGCGCCGGCGCGATCTTCGTCGGCCCGTCCTCGCCGGTCTCGCTCGGCGACTACTGCGCCGGCTCCAACCACGTGCTGCCCACGGGCGGCACCTGCGCGCACACCGCGGGCCTGAGCGTGCAGACGTTCCTGCGCGGCATCCACGTCGTGGACTACTCCGCGGACGCGCTGCGCGAGGTCGCCGCCCACGTCGTGGCCCTCGCGAACGCCGAGGACCTGCCCGCGCACGGCGAGGCGGTCACGGCGCGCTTCTCGCGCTGA
- a CDS encoding YciI family protein: protein MPHFVATYAYTDDTAGRDAARPSHREFLASLEQLVLSGPTDANGAVLVFRAGSAAEVEELLEQDPFVRAGFVAERTVVGWTVVSGRAKDRIA from the coding sequence GTGCCGCACTTCGTCGCCACCTACGCCTACACCGACGACACCGCCGGGCGGGACGCCGCGCGCCCCTCCCACCGCGAGTTCCTCGCCTCCCTCGAGCAGCTGGTGCTCTCGGGCCCGACCGACGCGAACGGCGCGGTGCTGGTCTTCCGGGCCGGCTCGGCCGCCGAGGTCGAGGAGCTGCTGGAGCAGGACCCGTTCGTGCGCGCGGGCTTCGTCGCCGAGCGCACCGTCGTCGGCTGGACCGTCGTGTCCGGGCGCGCGAAGGACCGCATCGCCTGA
- the thpR gene encoding RNA 2',3'-cyclic phosphodiesterase, producing the protein MRLFVALVPPASALDALEADVARARERVPHLRWTPRSRWHLTLAFYGEVPDRLLGDLSARVTRAAARHDPLALALQGAGRFGSRVLWVGVRGDVTGAARLAASCAASGRRAGLPVEDRPYRPHLTVARAGDRRPGAGAVDLRPAVEALGQHAGPAWTASAVDLVRSRPGPQPSYETLLSAPLGG; encoded by the coding sequence GTGCGCCTCTTCGTCGCGCTGGTGCCGCCGGCGTCCGCCCTCGACGCGCTCGAGGCGGACGTCGCCCGCGCCCGCGAGCGCGTTCCGCACCTGCGCTGGACCCCGCGCTCGCGCTGGCACCTCACCCTCGCCTTCTACGGGGAGGTGCCGGACCGCCTGCTCGGCGACCTGTCCGCCCGCGTGACCCGCGCGGCCGCCCGGCACGACCCGCTGGCGCTGGCGCTGCAGGGCGCGGGCCGCTTCGGCAGCCGGGTGCTGTGGGTCGGCGTGCGCGGGGACGTCACCGGCGCCGCGCGGCTGGCCGCCTCCTGCGCGGCGTCCGGACGGCGCGCGGGCCTGCCCGTCGAGGACCGCCCCTACCGGCCGCACCTGACCGTGGCCCGGGCGGGCGACCGGCGCCCCGGCGCCGGTGCGGTCGACCTGCGCCCGGCGGTCGAGGCGCTCGGGCAGCACGCCGGGCCCGCGTGGACGGCGTCCGCGGTGGACCTGGTGCGCAGCCGCCCGGGCCCGCAGCCGTCCTACGAGACGCTGCTGAGCGCACCCCTGGGCGGGTGA
- a CDS encoding GNAT family N-acetyltransferase — translation MTGAAAAARARELAEHHALGAGEPVLRTQRLLLRRWREADLDPFAAMSADPEVMRHFPAPLDRAASDAVARYGDACFEVHGFGLAAVERLDDGAFVGFVGLHRQRWFPEDVEIGWRLARTAWGAGLATEAARAWVASAHRDHGLRRLISITAPANAASLAVMRRLGMREAARGVREGRQLVVHALRLPAADG, via the coding sequence GTGACCGGTGCCGCCGCTGCCGCCCGCGCCCGCGAGCTCGCCGAGCACCACGCGCTCGGGGCCGGGGAGCCCGTGCTGCGCACGCAGCGGCTGCTGCTGCGCCGCTGGCGCGAGGCCGACCTGGACCCGTTCGCGGCGATGAGCGCCGACCCGGAGGTGATGCGGCACTTCCCCGCGCCCCTGGACCGGGCGGCCTCGGACGCCGTGGCCCGCTACGGCGACGCGTGCTTCGAGGTGCACGGGTTCGGGCTCGCGGCCGTGGAGCGGCTCGACGACGGGGCGTTCGTCGGGTTCGTCGGCCTGCACCGCCAGCGCTGGTTCCCCGAGGACGTCGAGATCGGGTGGCGCCTGGCCCGCACGGCGTGGGGCGCGGGGCTCGCGACGGAGGCGGCGCGGGCGTGGGTGGCGTCGGCGCACCGCGACCACGGGCTGCGCCGGCTGATCTCGATCACCGCGCCGGCGAACGCGGCGTCGCTGGCGGTGATGCGCCGCCTGGGCATGCGCGAGGCGGCGCGCGGGGTCCGCGAGGGCAGGCAGCTCGTCGTCCACGCCCTGCGCCTGCCCGCCGCGGACGGCTGA
- a CDS encoding LON peptidase substrate-binding domain-containing protein, whose protein sequence is MPAAAPERLPLFPLHAVLVPGLVLPLTVFEPRYLTLVEHLLARPEDERTFGVVALRSGRESGRPHDLAALHRVGCTAVVRSVTETDEGRYELLTSGAVRFRLDGLDEDAGTPYLTGLVTPLPEAEGDGSDLAALAAAVAARWTAYRQRLGITATGVPGGVPSDPAVLSYLVVAGMVLDVPQRQALLEVPDTASRLREERRLLHRELALVEALRSLPAQDLTTTEPDPN, encoded by the coding sequence GTGCCCGCAGCTGCTCCGGAGCGACTCCCCCTCTTCCCGCTGCACGCGGTGCTGGTGCCGGGGCTCGTGCTGCCGCTGACGGTCTTCGAGCCGCGCTACCTCACCCTCGTCGAGCACCTGCTGGCGCGCCCGGAGGACGAGCGCACCTTCGGCGTGGTCGCGCTGCGCAGCGGGCGGGAGTCCGGGCGGCCGCACGACCTCGCCGCGCTGCACCGGGTCGGGTGCACCGCGGTGGTCCGCTCGGTGACCGAGACCGACGAGGGCCGCTACGAGCTGCTCACCTCCGGGGCCGTGCGGTTCCGCCTGGACGGCCTCGACGAGGACGCCGGGACCCCGTACCTGACCGGGCTCGTCACCCCGCTGCCCGAGGCGGAGGGCGACGGCAGCGACCTGGCCGCCCTGGCCGCCGCCGTGGCCGCGCGCTGGACGGCGTACCGCCAGCGCCTGGGCATCACCGCCACCGGCGTGCCGGGCGGCGTCCCGTCCGACCCGGCGGTGCTGTCCTACCTCGTGGTCGCCGGCATGGTCCTGGACGTCCCGCAGCGCCAGGCCCTGCTCGAGGTGCCCGACACGGCCTCCCGCCTGCGCGAGGAGCGGCGCCTGCTGCACCGCGAGCTCGCGCTCGTCGAGGCGCTGCGCTCCCTGCCGGCGCAGGACCTCACCACCACCGAGCCGGACCCGAACTGA
- a CDS encoding NAD(P)-dependent oxidoreductase codes for MKIVVTGGSGKLGRAVVRDLVEHGHDVLDVDLAPPAEPVGRFLRADLTDPGQALEVLLGVDEHHRGPGAVDAVVHLAAIPAPGLLPDATTFATNTLSTYNVFAAARAAGVSNVVWASSETVLGLPFDVPPPYAPVDEECAPRPETSYSLSKDLGEEMARQFCRWEPDLKIIGLRFSNVMEPHEYAAFPGFDADPSTRKWNLWGYIDARDGAQAVRRALELDAPGADVFIIAAADTVMGRSSAELLAEVFPGVPLTRQVGEHETLLSIEKARRVLGYEPEHSWRT; via the coding sequence GTGAAGATCGTCGTGACGGGTGGCAGCGGGAAGCTCGGGCGCGCCGTGGTGCGCGACCTCGTCGAGCACGGGCACGACGTCCTCGACGTCGACCTCGCGCCCCCAGCGGAGCCGGTCGGCCGCTTCCTGCGCGCCGACCTGACCGACCCCGGCCAGGCCCTCGAGGTGCTGCTGGGCGTCGACGAGCACCACCGCGGCCCCGGCGCCGTGGACGCCGTCGTGCACCTGGCGGCGATCCCGGCGCCCGGCCTCCTGCCCGACGCGACGACCTTCGCCACCAACACCCTGAGCACCTACAACGTCTTCGCCGCCGCTCGGGCAGCGGGTGTGAGCAACGTCGTGTGGGCCTCCAGCGAGACCGTCCTCGGGCTCCCCTTCGACGTCCCCCCGCCGTACGCGCCCGTCGACGAGGAGTGCGCGCCGCGGCCGGAGACCTCGTACTCGCTGTCGAAGGACCTCGGCGAGGAGATGGCGCGGCAGTTCTGCCGCTGGGAGCCCGACCTGAAGATCATCGGGCTGCGGTTCTCCAACGTCATGGAGCCGCACGAGTACGCGGCCTTCCCCGGCTTCGACGCGGACCCGAGCACCCGCAAGTGGAACCTGTGGGGCTACATCGACGCCCGCGACGGCGCCCAGGCGGTGCGCCGGGCCCTGGAGCTCGACGCTCCGGGCGCGGACGTGTTCATCATCGCCGCGGCCGACACCGTGATGGGCCGGTCGAGCGCCGAGCTGCTCGCCGAGGTCTTCCCGGGCGTGCCGCTGACCCGGCAGGTCGGCGAGCACGAGACGCTGCTCTCGATCGAGAAGGCTCGCCGCGTGCTCGGCTACGAGCCCGAGCACAGCTGGCGCACCTAG
- a CDS encoding DinB family protein: MSGPAPVPDPVVPDPVVPDPVVPDGKDWTWVLQRACPECGADVGALAPERVAGALRAAAAPWPAVLARPGVRRRPAPGTWSPLEYGAHVRDVFTTTTTRLHLLLSQDDPLFANWDQDATALEQRYAEQDPARVAEELRAAAAGTTAVLDGVRGEQWSRRGRRSNGSEFTVATLAQYVLHDVVHHVHDVGA, translated from the coding sequence GTGAGCGGACCCGCGCCCGTGCCGGACCCCGTCGTCCCGGACCCCGTCGTCCCGGACCCCGTCGTCCCGGACGGCAAGGACTGGACGTGGGTGCTGCAGCGCGCCTGCCCCGAGTGCGGCGCGGACGTCGGCGCGCTCGCGCCCGAGCGGGTCGCCGGGGCGCTGCGCGCGGCGGCAGCTCCGTGGCCCGCCGTCCTCGCCCGTCCCGGCGTCCGCCGGCGGCCCGCGCCCGGCACGTGGTCCCCGCTGGAGTACGGCGCCCACGTGCGCGACGTGTTCACGACCACGACCACCCGGCTGCACCTGCTGCTGAGCCAGGACGACCCGCTGTTCGCGAACTGGGACCAGGACGCGACGGCGCTGGAGCAGCGCTACGCCGAGCAGGACCCGGCGCGCGTGGCCGAGGAGCTGCGCGCGGCCGCGGCGGGTACGACCGCGGTGCTGGACGGCGTCCGCGGCGAGCAGTGGTCCCGGCGAGGGCGGCGCAGCAACGGCTCGGAGTTCACGGTGGCGACGCTCGCGCAGTACGTGCTGCACGACGTCGTCCACCACGTGCACGACGTCGGCGCCTGA
- a CDS encoding histidinol-phosphate transaminase: MSEPTPGALADLPLREDLRGRSPYGAPQLDVPVRLNTNENSHPVPPAVVEAIVEAVRAEAGQLNRYPDREAVALRADLARHLGHGLTAERVWAANGSNEVLQQLLQAFGGPGRTALGFTPSYSMHPILATGTGTAWVDGRRDPDFGLDPWRVADQVRELAPDVVFLTSPNNPTGTALPLDVVETAYEQARGIVVVDEAYAEFARPGTPSALTLLPGRPRLVVTRTMSKAFTLAGARVGYLAADAAVVDALHLVRLPYHLSALTQAAARAALAHADQLLATVDAVKAQRDRIVAALPGLGLTPVPSDANFVLVGGLDDARAVWEGLLERGVLVRDVGIPHHLRVTAGTAEETTAFLGALAEVLAAGGGAPATPTTAATPASRSTSGQEQPA; the protein is encoded by the coding sequence GTGAGCGAGCCCACCCCGGGAGCCCTGGCGGACCTGCCGCTGCGCGAGGACCTGCGCGGCCGCAGCCCGTACGGCGCCCCGCAGCTCGACGTGCCCGTGCGCCTGAACACCAACGAGAACAGCCACCCGGTGCCGCCCGCCGTCGTCGAGGCGATCGTCGAGGCGGTGCGCGCGGAGGCGGGGCAGCTGAACCGCTATCCCGACCGCGAGGCGGTGGCCCTGCGCGCGGACCTCGCCCGCCACCTCGGCCACGGCCTGACCGCCGAGCGGGTGTGGGCGGCCAACGGCTCCAACGAGGTCCTCCAGCAGCTGCTGCAGGCCTTCGGCGGGCCGGGCCGCACCGCGCTGGGGTTCACGCCGTCGTACTCGATGCACCCGATCCTCGCCACCGGCACCGGCACCGCGTGGGTCGACGGGCGGCGCGACCCGGACTTCGGGCTCGACCCGTGGCGCGTGGCCGACCAGGTGCGCGAGCTCGCCCCGGACGTCGTCTTCCTCACCTCCCCGAACAACCCCACCGGGACGGCGCTGCCGCTGGACGTCGTCGAGACCGCGTACGAGCAGGCGCGCGGGATCGTCGTCGTCGACGAGGCCTACGCCGAGTTCGCCCGCCCCGGCACGCCGTCCGCCCTCACGCTGCTGCCGGGCCGCCCGCGCCTGGTCGTCACGCGCACGATGAGCAAGGCCTTCACCCTCGCCGGCGCGCGGGTCGGCTACCTGGCCGCGGACGCCGCCGTCGTCGACGCCCTGCACCTGGTGCGCCTGCCGTACCACCTCTCGGCGCTGACCCAGGCCGCCGCGCGCGCCGCCCTGGCCCACGCCGACCAGCTGCTGGCGACCGTGGACGCCGTCAAGGCCCAGCGCGACCGGATCGTCGCGGCCCTGCCGGGGCTGGGGCTGACCCCGGTGCCGAGCGACGCCAACTTCGTCCTCGTCGGCGGCCTGGACGACGCCCGCGCCGTCTGGGAGGGGCTGCTGGAGCGCGGCGTCCTCGTGCGCGACGTCGGGATCCCGCACCACCTGCGCGTGACCGCCGGCACCGCCGAGGAGACCACCGCCTTCCTCGGCGCCCTCGCCGAGGTGCTCGCCGCCGGCGGCGGAGCACCGGCCACCCCGACCACCGCGGCCACCCCGGCCAGCAGGAGCACGAGCGGGCAGGAGCAGCCGGCATGA
- a CDS encoding FAD-binding and (Fe-S)-binding domain-containing protein, translating into MTASPPALAPAPSSAPVPQVPREELARALAGALGPGGAQRVDASRRRRAEYTSDASNYRVVPSAVVFPRDADDVEAALATCRALGVPLTSRGAGTSVAGNAVGTGVVLDFSRSMGRVLEVDPTSQTALVQPGVVLDDLQRAAHPHGLRFGPDPSTHARCTLGGMIGNDACGSHALAYGRTSHNVLGLDVLDGTGRRFSTDAPPAQLVADLDAVARAHLATLRTRFATFGRQVSGYALEHLLPEGGGPAGDGGTNLARLLTGSEGTLAVMTAARVRLVREAASTTFVVLGYPDTASAADATPALLEHRPLAVEGIDRRLVEVVRARGGAVAGLPGGDGWLFVEVGGEDAAASLAAARRLVASSGALDSVVIPTAAQARALWRIREDGAGLAGRSPEGRPAWPGWEDAAVPPQRLGAYLRDFEALMRAHRLDGLSYGHFGDGCIHVRIDFPLAADGGAARTGDFLRAAASLVAAHGGSLSGEHGDGRARGALLPLMYPADALAAFGEVKAVFDPDDVLNPGVIVRPRPLEADLRVPAARAAVEIGLPGTRPPQPLQFAYSHDGGDLTTAVHRCVGVGKCRADTSGAGGVMCPSYLATGDEKDSTRGRARLLQEMANGTLVTDGWRSEEVHEALDLCLSCKGCAVDCPAGVDMATYKAEFLHHHYAGRLRPVNHYLLGWLPRWARLAAHAPRLVNALTGVPVLARLARAVGGVDQRRPLPRFAEQTFRAWFEARAAQRRRDGVEETGQPVVLWVDTFTDAFDPQVGRAAVELLEHLGFSVRLPVGKVCCGLTWVSTGQLDGAKAQLRRTLDAIDGAVAGLDDGADGADGVDGADGADGAAVPVVGLEPSCTALLRDDAAELLPDDPRARALHGRVRTVAELIAEHRPEWQPPRLDGPAVVQPHCHQHAVMGFDADRALMARAGVDAQVLAGCCGLAGNFGAERGHFEVSQKVAEHQLLPALRAADPATPVLADGFSCRTQTSDLAGRRPLHLVEALAAALRDDA; encoded by the coding sequence GTGACCGCCTCCCCGCCCGCGCTCGCCCCGGCGCCGTCCTCCGCGCCCGTTCCGCAGGTGCCGCGCGAGGAGCTGGCGCGGGCGCTGGCGGGCGCCCTCGGGCCCGGCGGGGCGCAGCGCGTGGACGCCTCCCGGCGCCGGCGCGCGGAGTACACCTCCGACGCCTCCAACTACCGCGTCGTGCCCAGCGCGGTGGTCTTCCCCCGCGACGCGGACGACGTCGAGGCGGCGCTGGCGACCTGCCGGGCCCTCGGGGTGCCGCTGACCTCCCGCGGGGCGGGCACCTCCGTGGCCGGCAACGCGGTCGGCACGGGCGTGGTGCTCGACTTCTCCCGCTCCATGGGCCGGGTGCTCGAGGTCGACCCGACCTCGCAGACGGCGCTGGTGCAGCCCGGGGTGGTCCTCGACGACCTGCAGCGCGCGGCGCACCCGCACGGGCTGCGGTTCGGGCCCGACCCGAGCACCCACGCGCGGTGCACGCTCGGCGGCATGATCGGCAACGACGCGTGCGGCTCCCACGCGCTGGCGTACGGGCGCACGAGCCACAACGTGCTCGGCCTCGACGTCCTCGACGGCACCGGCCGCCGCTTCTCCACCGACGCCCCGCCGGCGCAGCTGGTCGCCGACCTCGACGCCGTGGCCCGCGCGCACCTGGCCACCCTGCGCACGCGCTTCGCCACCTTCGGCCGGCAGGTCTCCGGCTACGCCCTGGAGCACCTGCTGCCCGAGGGCGGGGGCCCGGCCGGCGACGGCGGCACGAACCTGGCCCGGCTGCTGACCGGCTCGGAGGGCACGCTCGCGGTGATGACGGCCGCGCGCGTGCGGCTCGTGCGCGAGGCGGCGTCGACGACCTTCGTCGTCCTCGGCTACCCCGACACGGCGAGCGCGGCGGACGCCACCCCGGCGCTGCTGGAGCACCGCCCGCTGGCGGTCGAGGGCATCGACCGGCGCCTGGTGGAGGTCGTGCGCGCCCGCGGCGGCGCCGTCGCCGGGCTGCCCGGCGGCGACGGCTGGCTGTTCGTGGAGGTCGGCGGCGAGGACGCCGCGGCCTCCCTCGCCGCCGCCCGCCGCCTGGTGGCCTCCTCCGGGGCCCTGGACTCGGTGGTGATCCCCACCGCGGCGCAGGCGCGGGCGCTGTGGCGCATCCGCGAGGACGGCGCCGGGCTCGCCGGGCGCTCCCCCGAGGGCCGCCCGGCCTGGCCGGGCTGGGAGGACGCCGCGGTGCCGCCGCAGCGCCTGGGCGCCTACCTGCGCGACTTCGAGGCGCTGATGCGCGCGCACCGCCTCGACGGCCTGTCCTACGGGCACTTCGGCGACGGCTGCATCCACGTGCGCATCGACTTCCCGCTCGCCGCGGACGGCGGCGCCGCCCGCACCGGGGACTTCCTGCGGGCGGCCGCCTCGCTCGTGGCCGCGCACGGCGGGTCGCTGTCGGGCGAGCACGGCGACGGGCGCGCTCGCGGGGCGCTGCTGCCGCTGATGTACCCCGCGGACGCGCTCGCCGCGTTCGGGGAGGTCAAGGCCGTCTTCGACCCCGACGACGTCCTGAACCCCGGCGTGATCGTGCGGCCGCGGCCGCTGGAGGCCGACCTGCGGGTGCCGGCCGCGCGCGCCGCCGTCGAGATCGGGCTCCCCGGGACGCGCCCGCCGCAGCCGCTGCAGTTCGCCTACTCCCACGACGGCGGTGACCTCACCACCGCCGTGCACCGCTGCGTCGGGGTGGGCAAGTGCCGCGCCGACACCTCCGGCGCCGGCGGTGTGATGTGCCCCTCCTACCTGGCCACGGGCGACGAGAAGGACTCCACGCGCGGACGCGCCCGCCTGCTGCAGGAGATGGCCAACGGCACCCTGGTCACCGACGGGTGGCGCTCGGAGGAGGTGCACGAGGCGCTCGACCTGTGCCTGTCCTGCAAGGGGTGCGCCGTGGACTGCCCGGCCGGCGTCGACATGGCCACGTACAAGGCGGAGTTCCTGCACCACCACTACGCCGGGCGGCTGCGCCCGGTGAACCACTACCTGCTCGGGTGGCTGCCGCGCTGGGCGCGCCTGGCCGCGCACGCGCCGCGGCTGGTCAACGCCCTGACCGGCGTGCCGGTGCTCGCGCGCCTGGCCCGCGCGGTCGGCGGCGTCGACCAGCGCCGGCCGCTGCCGCGCTTCGCGGAGCAGACCTTCCGCGCCTGGTTCGAGGCCCGCGCCGCCCAGCGGCGCCGCGACGGCGTGGAGGAGACCGGGCAGCCGGTGGTGCTGTGGGTCGACACGTTCACCGACGCCTTCGACCCGCAGGTCGGGCGGGCGGCGGTGGAGCTGCTCGAGCACCTCGGGTTCTCGGTGCGCCTGCCGGTCGGGAAGGTGTGCTGCGGGCTGACGTGGGTGTCCACCGGCCAGCTGGACGGCGCGAAGGCCCAGCTGCGGCGCACCCTCGACGCGATCGACGGCGCGGTGGCGGGGCTGGACGACGGCGCCGACGGCGCGGACGGCGTCGACGGCGCGGACGGCGCGGACGGCGCTGCGGTGCCGGTCGTGGGGCTGGAGCCGAGCTGCACCGCGCTGCTGCGCGACGACGCCGCGGAGCTGCTGCCCGACGACCCGCGGGCGCGCGCCCTGCACGGGCGGGTGCGCACGGTCGCGGAGCTGATCGCCGAGCACCGGCCCGAGTGGCAGCCGCCGCGCCTCGACGGGCCGGCCGTGGTGCAGCCGCACTGCCACCAGCACGCGGTGATGGGCTTCGACGCCGACCGCGCGCTCATGGCCCGGGCGGGGGTCGACGCGCAGGTGCTCGCCGGCTGCTGCGGCCTGGCGGGCAACTTCGGCGCCGAGCGCGGGCACTTCGAGGTCTCCCAGAAGGTCGCCGAGCACCAGCTGCTGCCCGCGCTGCGCGCCGCCGACCCAGCCACGCCCGTGCTCGCCGACGGCTTCTCCTGCCGCACGCAGACCTCCGACCTCGCCGGGCGCCGTCCGCTGCACCTGGTCGAGGCGCTCGCCGCCGCCCTCCGCGACGACGCCTGA
- a CDS encoding NCS2 family permease, with translation MADAPTTISTEPDVPRPPRNGLDRYFSISARGSSVQREVRGGLATFFTMAYIVVLNPLIVGTAPDAGGQVLGVPTVAAATALVAGVLTILMGVVGRYPFAIAAGLGINAFLAFGIASQMDWADAMGLVVLEGLVITVLVLTGFRTAVFHAIPAQLKTAISVGIGLFIALIGFVDAGFVRTPAGAAVPLELGVGGNLQGWPTTVFVVGLLLTAVLVARRVKGAILLGIVGTTLLAVLVEAFADVGPRVGADGATDPVGWSLVVPQLPEQLFSAPDLSLLGRFSLFGSFAEVGVVAALLLVFTLMLADFFDTMGTVVGVGAEAGLLDERGRLPGVDRVLLVDSVAAVAGGAGSTSSNTTYIESAAGVGEGARTGLASVVTGVLFLLAMFFTPLVQVVPFEAATPALVIVGFLMITQVRTIDFTDFTIAIPAFLTIVVMPFTYSITNGIGAGFVSYAVIQAVSGRARTVHPLLWLVAGLFVVYFAIAPIEALLGVV, from the coding sequence ATGGCCGACGCGCCCACGACCATCTCCACCGAGCCCGACGTCCCCCGCCCGCCCCGCAACGGGCTGGACCGCTACTTCTCCATCTCCGCGCGCGGCTCGAGCGTGCAGCGGGAGGTGCGCGGCGGCCTGGCGACGTTCTTCACGATGGCCTACATCGTCGTCCTCAACCCCCTCATCGTCGGCACCGCGCCCGACGCCGGCGGCCAGGTGCTCGGCGTGCCGACCGTGGCCGCCGCCACCGCCCTGGTCGCCGGGGTCCTGACGATCCTCATGGGCGTGGTCGGGCGCTACCCGTTCGCCATCGCCGCGGGCCTGGGCATCAACGCGTTCCTCGCCTTCGGCATCGCCTCGCAGATGGACTGGGCCGACGCCATGGGCCTCGTGGTCCTCGAGGGCCTCGTCATCACCGTCCTCGTCCTCACCGGCTTCCGCACCGCGGTCTTCCACGCCATCCCCGCGCAGCTGAAGACCGCCATCAGCGTCGGCATCGGCCTGTTCATCGCGCTCATCGGCTTCGTCGACGCCGGGTTCGTGCGCACGCCCGCCGGCGCCGCCGTGCCGCTGGAGCTCGGCGTGGGCGGCAACCTGCAGGGCTGGCCCACCACCGTCTTCGTCGTCGGGCTGCTCCTGACCGCCGTCCTCGTCGCCCGGCGCGTCAAGGGCGCGATCCTGCTCGGCATCGTCGGCACGACGCTGCTCGCGGTGCTCGTCGAGGCCTTCGCGGACGTCGGCCCGCGCGTCGGCGCGGACGGCGCGACCGACCCCGTCGGCTGGAGCCTCGTCGTCCCGCAGCTGCCCGAGCAGCTGTTCAGCGCCCCCGACCTGTCGCTGCTGGGGCGGTTCAGCCTCTTCGGCTCCTTCGCCGAGGTGGGCGTCGTCGCGGCCCTGCTGCTCGTCTTCACGCTCATGCTCGCCGACTTCTTCGACACCATGGGCACCGTCGTCGGCGTCGGCGCGGAGGCCGGCCTGCTCGACGAGCGCGGGCGCCTGCCCGGCGTGGACCGCGTCCTGCTCGTCGACTCCGTGGCGGCCGTCGCCGGCGGCGCCGGCTCCACGTCGTCGAACACCACGTACATCGAGTCCGCCGCGGGCGTCGGGGAGGGCGCGCGCACCGGCCTGGCCAGCGTGGTCACCGGCGTGCTGTTCCTGCTCGCGATGTTCTTCACGCCGCTGGTGCAGGTCGTGCCCTTCGAGGCGGCCACGCCCGCGCTCGTCATCGTCGGCTTCCTCATGATCACGCAGGTGCGCACGATCGACTTCACCGACTTCACCATCGCCATCCCGGCGTTCCTGACGATCGTCGTCATGCCGTTCACGTACTCCATCACCAACGGCATCGGGGCCGGCTTCGTCTCCTACGCCGTCATCCAGGCCGTCTCCGGCCGGGCGCGCACCGTGCACCCGCTGCTGTGGCTCGTCGCGGGGCTGTTCGTCGTCTACTTCGCCATCGCCCCGATCGAGGCGCTGCTCGGCGTGGTCTGA